A single genomic interval of Halorubrum aethiopicum harbors:
- a CDS encoding RtcB family protein: MTTREFDGIRLEKVREHVWEIPREGEMNVPARVLASEDLLEEIGEDDTLRQLKNATHLPGMVEPALCMPDGHQGYGFPVGGVGAIDARTGCISPGAIGYDINCGVRMVRTSLEYDDVRGREAELVDALFEAIPSGLGGGGVIDGDADAIEGALERGVEWAVSEGYGIESDLAHCEDEGRRPDARPEFVSQKAMDRGRNQMGSLGSGNHFLEVQRVTDVFRDEVAEAYGLSEGQIVVLIHCGSRGLGHQTCNDYLRRIETEHADLLESLPDKELAAAPAGSELAEEYYGAMGACINFAWVNRQLITHRTREVFGDVFDADPIEDLGMELLYDVAHNIGKKETHEVPVGPDGRPAVAEEAVDRADRELYVHRKGATRAFPAGHEAVPESYRSVGQPVIIPGSMGAGSYVLRGGAESLSVSFGSTAHGAGRLMSRTQAKQEFWGGDVRDDLEREQAIYVKAQSGATVAEEAPGVYKDVDEVVRVSDELGIGDTVARTFPVCNIKG, encoded by the coding sequence ATGACCACGCGCGAGTTCGACGGGATCCGCCTGGAGAAGGTGCGAGAGCACGTCTGGGAGATCCCGCGCGAGGGGGAGATGAACGTCCCGGCGCGGGTGCTCGCCAGCGAGGACCTCCTCGAGGAGATCGGCGAGGACGACACCCTTCGACAGCTCAAGAACGCCACGCACCTCCCCGGGATGGTCGAGCCCGCGCTGTGTATGCCCGACGGCCACCAGGGGTACGGGTTCCCGGTCGGCGGCGTCGGCGCGATCGACGCCCGCACCGGCTGTATCTCGCCCGGAGCCATCGGGTACGACATCAACTGCGGCGTCAGGATGGTCCGCACCTCGCTCGAGTACGACGACGTCCGCGGCCGCGAGGCCGAACTCGTCGACGCGCTCTTCGAGGCGATCCCGTCGGGGCTCGGCGGCGGCGGCGTGATCGACGGCGACGCCGACGCGATCGAGGGCGCGCTGGAACGCGGCGTCGAGTGGGCGGTCTCGGAGGGGTACGGGATCGAGAGCGACCTGGCGCACTGCGAGGACGAGGGCCGACGGCCGGACGCCCGCCCGGAGTTCGTCTCCCAGAAGGCCATGGACCGGGGCCGCAACCAGATGGGATCGCTCGGCTCCGGCAACCACTTCCTCGAGGTCCAGCGTGTCACCGATGTCTTCCGCGACGAGGTCGCCGAGGCGTACGGCCTCTCGGAGGGGCAGATCGTCGTCCTCATCCACTGCGGGAGCCGCGGGCTCGGCCACCAGACGTGTAACGACTACCTCCGGCGGATCGAGACCGAGCACGCCGACCTCCTCGAGTCGCTGCCGGACAAGGAGCTCGCGGCCGCGCCCGCGGGATCCGAACTGGCCGAGGAGTACTACGGCGCGATGGGGGCGTGTATCAACTTCGCGTGGGTGAACCGCCAGCTGATCACCCACCGGACCCGCGAGGTGTTCGGCGACGTCTTCGACGCCGACCCGATCGAGGACCTCGGGATGGAGCTCCTGTACGACGTGGCCCACAACATCGGCAAGAAGGAGACCCACGAGGTCCCCGTCGGCCCCGACGGCCGGCCCGCCGTCGCCGAGGAGGCGGTCGACCGCGCCGACCGCGAGCTGTACGTCCACCGCAAGGGCGCGACGCGGGCGTTCCCCGCGGGCCACGAGGCGGTCCCCGAGTCGTACCGCTCGGTCGGCCAGCCCGTGATCATCCCCGGCAGCATGGGCGCGGGATCGTACGTGCTCCGCGGCGGCGCGGAGTCGCTGTCGGTCTCGTTCGGCTCCACGGCGCACGGGGCCGGCCGGCTGATGAGCCGGACGCAGGCGAAACAGGAGTTCTGGGGCGGCGACGTGCGCGACGACCTCGAGCGCGAGCAGGCGATCTACGTGAAAGCGCAGTCGGGCGCGACCGTCGCCGAGGAGGCCCCCGGCGTGTACAAGGACGTCGACGAGGTGGTCCGGGTCAGCGACGAACTGGGCATCGGCGACACGGTCGCCCGCACGTTCCCGGTGTGTAACATCAAGGGGTGA
- a CDS encoding TVP38/TMEM64 family protein → MRVFRSPESRRRTVLAAVGLLVAFAGLYVLVREYAPFLTDGAELRAFVAGYGPLAPLVFVAIQAAQVVVAPIPGQVIGFAGGYLFGAFLGTVYSLTGVALGSSIAFWLSRRYGRPFVEAVVRTDAMDRFDAFVAEAGLPGLFLAFLIPGIPDDLLCFAGGLTEIRLRRLVAVMVVGRTPAYVVVTLSGSSLASGDLRASLVLLAVLVGSAVVGYRRRERILSALERLG, encoded by the coding sequence ATGCGAGTGTTCAGATCCCCCGAGAGCCGCCGACGGACGGTCCTCGCGGCCGTCGGGCTGCTCGTCGCCTTCGCCGGGCTCTACGTACTCGTCCGGGAGTACGCCCCGTTCCTCACCGACGGCGCGGAGCTACGGGCGTTCGTCGCGGGGTACGGGCCGCTCGCGCCGCTCGTCTTCGTCGCCATCCAGGCCGCGCAGGTGGTCGTGGCGCCGATCCCGGGGCAGGTGATCGGCTTCGCCGGCGGCTACCTGTTCGGCGCGTTCCTCGGAACCGTCTACAGCCTGACCGGCGTCGCGCTCGGGAGCTCGATCGCGTTCTGGCTCTCCCGTCGGTACGGCCGGCCGTTCGTCGAGGCGGTCGTCCGGACGGACGCCATGGACCGCTTCGACGCGTTCGTCGCCGAGGCCGGACTACCGGGGCTGTTCCTCGCGTTCCTGATCCCGGGGATACCCGACGACCTGCTCTGTTTCGCGGGCGGGCTGACGGAGATCCGGCTCCGGCGGCTCGTCGCCGTCATGGTCGTCGGTCGGACGCCGGCGTACGTCGTCGTCACCCTGTCGGGGTCGAGCCTCGCGAGCGGCGACCTCCGAGCGTCGCTCGTCCTCCTCGCGGTGCTCGTCGGCTCCGCGGTCGTGGGGTACCGCCGGCGCGAGCGGATCCTGTCCGCGCTCGAGCGGCTCGGGTGA
- a CDS encoding amidohydrolase family protein, protein MEIEGTVLRGPDFEPVEGRVVVEGSEVVDVEERATESDAVVLPAFVNAHTHIGDSIAKEAGAGLSLDELVAPPDGLKHRLLRSASHEEKVTAMARTLRYMESTGTGTFLEFREGGVEGVRALRDALAGDGIEFAERDLEAVVLGRDDPDVLPVADGYGASGARDADFDSVRTATREAGKLFGIHAGERDADDVNAAMDLDPDFLVHMVHAEPIHLDRLADRGTPVVVCPRSNLVTNVGVPPIRELAERTTVALGTDNVMLDSPSMFREMEFAAKLSDLPAREVLRMATLNGAKIAGLDRGTIEPGRRADLLVLDGDSDNLAGAQDLVRAVVRRAGSADVSQVVLGGETVHRA, encoded by the coding sequence ATGGAGATCGAAGGGACCGTCCTCCGCGGCCCCGACTTCGAGCCCGTCGAGGGACGCGTCGTCGTCGAGGGATCGGAGGTCGTCGACGTCGAGGAGCGGGCGACCGAGAGCGACGCCGTGGTTCTCCCGGCGTTCGTGAACGCGCACACCCACATCGGCGACTCCATCGCCAAGGAGGCCGGCGCGGGGCTCTCGCTCGACGAGCTGGTCGCGCCGCCGGACGGGCTGAAACACCGCCTGCTCCGGTCCGCGAGTCACGAGGAGAAGGTGACGGCGATGGCGCGGACGCTCCGGTACATGGAGTCGACGGGGACCGGAACCTTCCTCGAGTTCCGCGAGGGCGGCGTCGAAGGAGTCCGCGCGCTGCGGGATGCGCTCGCGGGCGACGGGATCGAGTTCGCGGAGCGGGACCTCGAGGCGGTGGTGCTCGGCCGCGACGACCCCGACGTGCTCCCGGTCGCCGACGGCTACGGCGCGTCGGGCGCGCGCGACGCCGACTTCGACTCGGTCCGGACCGCGACCCGCGAGGCGGGGAAGCTGTTCGGCATCCACGCGGGCGAGCGGGACGCCGACGACGTCAACGCCGCGATGGACCTCGACCCGGACTTCCTCGTCCACATGGTCCACGCCGAGCCGATCCACCTCGACCGACTCGCCGACCGGGGGACGCCCGTCGTCGTCTGCCCGCGGTCGAACCTCGTGACGAACGTCGGGGTGCCGCCGATCCGCGAGCTCGCCGAGCGGACGACCGTCGCGCTCGGCACCGACAACGTCATGTTGGACTCGCCGTCGATGTTCCGCGAGATGGAGTTCGCGGCGAAGCTCTCCGACCTGCCCGCCCGCGAGGTGCTCCGGATGGCGACGCTGAACGGGGCAAAGATTGCGGGACTCGACCGGGGCACCATCGAACCGGGGCGGCGGGCGGACCTGCTCGTGCTCGACGGCGACTCCGACAACCTCGCGGGCGCGCAGGACCTCGTCCGGGCGGTCGTGCGCCGCGCCGGGAGCGCGGACGTCTCGCAGGTCGTCCTCGGCGGCGAGACGGTTCACCGAGCCTGA
- the ddh gene encoding D-2-hydroxyacid dehydrogenase, producing MAFTLGIHESVELIFPPTVLRDALDSEDGSEVCVVGSAADLEACDALVTFAYEDAFLSAGLSWIHSIQAGVDRFPFDEFESRGIRLTNSTGIHGDAVGETVLGYMTQFARRLHRYRDRGREREWAHPEWDEPFTLSGESLCVVGLGTLGRGIAARADACGMDVVGVRRTPTPVDHVREVYTPGEIEAAVGGARFVAVATPLTEETRGLIGADALAAMPDSGYLLNVSRGGVVDEAALLEALEADRLAGAALDVFETEPLPEDSPFWDRDDVIVTPHAAAATRDYYRRIADIVRENRRRAIAGESLVNRVI from the coding sequence ATGGCGTTCACTCTCGGCATCCACGAGTCGGTCGAGTTGATCTTCCCGCCGACCGTCCTGCGCGACGCCCTCGACTCGGAGGACGGCTCCGAGGTCTGTGTCGTCGGCTCCGCGGCCGACCTCGAGGCGTGCGACGCGCTGGTGACGTTCGCCTACGAGGACGCGTTCCTGTCGGCGGGGCTCTCGTGGATCCACTCGATCCAGGCCGGCGTCGACCGGTTCCCGTTCGACGAGTTCGAGTCGCGGGGGATACGGCTCACGAACAGCACCGGGATCCACGGCGACGCCGTCGGCGAGACCGTCCTCGGCTACATGACCCAGTTCGCCCGCCGGCTCCACCGCTACCGGGATCGCGGGCGGGAACGGGAGTGGGCGCATCCGGAGTGGGACGAGCCGTTCACCCTCTCCGGCGAGTCGCTCTGCGTCGTCGGCCTCGGGACGCTCGGACGGGGGATCGCCGCCCGCGCCGACGCCTGCGGGATGGACGTCGTCGGCGTGCGCCGGACGCCGACCCCCGTCGACCACGTCCGCGAGGTGTACACGCCCGGCGAGATCGAGGCGGCCGTCGGGGGCGCGCGGTTCGTCGCGGTCGCCACCCCGCTGACCGAGGAGACGCGGGGCCTGATCGGGGCCGACGCGCTGGCGGCGATGCCCGACTCCGGCTACCTGTTGAACGTCTCCCGCGGCGGCGTCGTCGACGAGGCGGCGCTGCTCGAGGCACTCGAGGCGGACCGGCTCGCGGGCGCGGCCCTCGACGTCTTCGAGACGGAGCCGCTGCCCGAGGACTCCCCCTTCTGGGACCGCGACGACGTGATCGTCACGCCGCACGCCGCGGCGGCGACCCGCGACTACTACCGCCGGATCGCCGACATCGTCCGCGAGAACCGCCGACGGGCGATCGCCGGCGAGTCGCTCGTGAACCGGGTGATCTGA
- a CDS encoding universal stress protein: protein MYDVLIAVDDDEARATAQARAVADLPSADDDVTAHLCHVFTDNPEGASVNQLAAVRRAREALEAAGVSVAHHEASGDPGPEIVAAAAEVDADAICVSGRKRRPSGKAVFGSVTQDVILSSDLPVFTVPKPTPE, encoded by the coding sequence ATGTACGACGTGCTCATCGCCGTCGACGACGACGAGGCGCGAGCGACCGCCCAGGCGCGCGCGGTCGCGGACCTGCCGAGTGCAGATGACGACGTGACCGCCCACCTCTGTCACGTGTTCACCGACAACCCCGAGGGGGCGTCGGTCAACCAGCTCGCGGCGGTCAGGCGCGCCCGCGAGGCGCTCGAGGCGGCGGGGGTCTCGGTCGCCCACCACGAGGCGAGCGGGGATCCCGGGCCCGAGATCGTCGCCGCGGCCGCCGAGGTCGACGCCGACGCGATCTGCGTCTCCGGTCGAAAGCGCCGGCCGAGCGGGAAGGCCGTCTTCGGGAGCGTCACCCAGGACGTGATCCTCTCGAGTGACCTCCCCGTCTTCACGGTCCCGAAGCCGACGCCCGAGTGA
- a CDS encoding GNAT family N-acetyltransferase: MSVNVERRTDPPGDAEHVREAWELKERIHRVDGVLRQRRGFFTDAYRRSTTHLLFEDDEVIAFASVRRDGYVLFLAVDPDHRGRGLGERLVADVADEYQSVSCHARTTNERALGFYEHIGFEVKRRIDGYYEDGGDAYYLTLGPNSLRERLSEFVRG, encoded by the coding sequence GTGAGCGTCAACGTGGAGCGACGGACGGACCCGCCCGGCGACGCCGAACACGTCCGGGAGGCGTGGGAACTCAAAGAGCGGATCCACCGCGTCGACGGGGTGCTCCGCCAGCGACGCGGCTTCTTCACCGACGCCTACCGGCGGTCCACGACGCATCTCCTCTTCGAGGACGACGAGGTGATCGCGTTCGCCTCGGTCCGACGGGACGGTTACGTGCTCTTTCTCGCCGTCGACCCTGACCACCGCGGACGCGGCCTCGGCGAGCGGCTGGTCGCCGACGTGGCCGACGAGTACCAGTCGGTCTCCTGTCACGCGCGGACCACGAACGAGCGGGCGCTCGGCTTCTACGAGCACATCGGCTTCGAGGTGAAACGCCGGATCGACGGCTACTACGAGGACGGCGGCGACGCCTACTACCTCACGCTGGGCCCGAACAGCCTCCGCGAGCGGCTCTCGGAGTTCGTCCGCGGGTAG
- a CDS encoding thymidine kinase encodes MHAITQSGWVEVISGSMFSGKTEELLRRLRRAEIAGQSVAVYKPAVDDRYGETTIGTHNGRQWDAVVVDNEGDGPLEILDRPDAEVVAVDEANFFSDALVEVCNALADRGSRVIVSGTDQTFRGEPFEPLPRLMATAEYVDKLRAICTVCGEPATRNQRLIEGEPAHVDDPTILVGAEESYEARCRDCHVLRTGERPERVDGERAADE; translated from the coding sequence ATGCACGCGATCACCCAGTCCGGGTGGGTCGAGGTCATCTCCGGTTCGATGTTCTCGGGGAAGACCGAGGAGCTCCTCCGCCGGCTGCGACGCGCGGAGATCGCCGGCCAGTCGGTGGCCGTCTACAAGCCCGCCGTCGACGACCGCTACGGCGAGACCACGATCGGCACCCACAACGGCCGCCAGTGGGACGCGGTCGTCGTCGACAACGAGGGGGACGGCCCGCTCGAGATACTGGACCGCCCGGACGCCGAGGTCGTCGCCGTCGACGAGGCCAACTTCTTCTCGGACGCGCTCGTCGAGGTCTGTAACGCGCTCGCCGACCGCGGCTCGCGGGTGATCGTCTCGGGGACGGACCAGACGTTCCGGGGCGAGCCGTTCGAGCCGCTGCCCCGACTCATGGCGACCGCCGAGTACGTCGACAAGCTCCGGGCGATCTGTACGGTGTGCGGCGAGCCCGCCACCCGGAACCAGCGGCTCATCGAGGGCGAGCCCGCCCACGTCGACGACCCGACGATCCTCGTCGGCGCGGAGGAGTCCTACGAGGCCCGGTGTCGCGACTGTCACGTGCTTCGGACCGGCGAGCGCCCCGAGCGGGTCGATGGGGAGCGCGCGGCCGACGAGTGA
- a CDS encoding HD domain-containing protein, with translation MNAIKDSVHGHVRLDPVATELIDTPAFQRLRHIKQLSTVRLVYPSANHTRFEHSLGVYHLARQALDGLDLDPDTAAHVRAAALLHDAGHGPYGHQTEGIIRRRTGRDHDDVEWLLTDPDREVTRVLERNGLDPKRVAALIAGEGGVGALVSGELDVDRMDYLVRDAHHTGVPYGTVDTGRLVNELRLVGNGNGRGGGNGRGGGSGGDGGEGDHDPANADLVLAEGNVATAESLLLARSLMNAVVYRHHVSRVAGAMLERACERYLDRTGTDVETFRRMADHDLLVELREHVPELGRRIERRDLYKRAVWAGLAEVPAGTVDADHAAALAAEREIADRAGVDPGSVVVDVPSRPGLKESGSAVVVDGITQRLSDASELVAGIRAAERGRWRLGVYCPGDRVDAVRGAARDALGLRIAE, from the coding sequence ATGAACGCGATCAAGGACAGCGTCCACGGCCACGTCCGGCTGGACCCGGTCGCGACCGAGCTGATCGACACGCCGGCGTTCCAGCGGCTGCGCCACATCAAACAGCTGTCCACGGTCCGGCTCGTCTACCCCTCCGCGAACCACACCCGCTTCGAGCACAGCCTCGGCGTCTACCACCTCGCCCGGCAGGCGCTCGACGGCCTCGATCTGGACCCCGACACCGCCGCGCACGTCCGGGCGGCCGCGCTGCTTCACGACGCCGGACACGGCCCCTACGGCCACCAGACCGAGGGGATCATCCGGCGGCGGACGGGCCGCGACCACGACGACGTCGAGTGGCTCCTGACCGACCCCGACCGGGAGGTCACCCGCGTCCTCGAGCGCAACGGCCTCGACCCGAAGCGAGTGGCGGCGCTGATCGCGGGCGAGGGCGGCGTCGGCGCGCTCGTCTCGGGTGAGCTCGACGTCGACCGGATGGACTACCTCGTGCGCGACGCCCACCACACGGGCGTCCCCTACGGCACCGTCGACACCGGGCGGCTGGTGAACGAGCTCCGGCTCGTCGGGAACGGGAACGGACGGGGCGGCGGGAACGGACGGGGCGGCGGGAGCGGAGGGGACGGCGGCGAGGGCGACCACGACCCCGCGAACGCCGACCTCGTGCTCGCCGAGGGGAACGTCGCCACCGCGGAGAGCCTGCTTTTGGCCCGGTCGCTGATGAACGCGGTCGTCTACCGCCACCACGTCTCCCGCGTCGCCGGCGCGATGCTCGAGCGCGCCTGCGAGCGCTACCTCGACCGGACGGGGACGGACGTCGAGACCTTCCGACGGATGGCCGACCACGATCTGCTCGTCGAGCTCCGCGAGCACGTCCCGGAGCTCGGGCGGCGGATCGAGCGCCGCGACCTGTACAAGCGGGCGGTCTGGGCCGGGCTCGCCGAGGTCCCGGCGGGCACCGTCGACGCCGACCACGCGGCGGCGCTCGCGGCCGAACGCGAGATCGCCGACCGGGCCGGCGTCGACCCCGGAAGCGTCGTCGTCGACGTCCCGTCGCGGCCGGGGCTCAAGGAGTCCGGCTCCGCCGTCGTCGTCGACGGGATCACCCAGCGGCTGTCGGACGCCTCGGAGCTCGTCGCCGGGATCCGGGCGGCGGAGCGGGGGCGCTGGCGGCTCGGCGTGTACTGTCCGGGCGACCGCGTCGACGCGGTTCGCGGGGCCGCCCGCGACGCGTTGGGGCTCCGGATCGCGGAGTGA
- a CDS encoding helix-turn-helix domain-containing protein: MPKYSTGGGGGDDDGGACELCGRETGNLKRANVAGARLLVCANCRPHDDSRRGSGGGGGRGGGSGSGGGRGGSGSGSPGGADGSDGPRSRKQEIANKQAKVYDAATGDSSHWEEKGTNYEEDRLPYLVSGYGDVTTEARQEAGLTVEELAAELGIDEDDLLAIEDGRAATAGVGGSVVRAVAERLDVTLVDE, from the coding sequence ATGCCGAAGTACTCGACGGGCGGCGGAGGCGGCGACGACGACGGGGGTGCCTGCGAGCTCTGCGGACGCGAGACGGGCAACCTCAAGCGAGCGAACGTCGCGGGCGCGCGCCTGCTCGTCTGTGCGAACTGCCGCCCGCACGACGACTCGAGACGGGGATCGGGAGGCGGGGGCGGCCGAGGCGGCGGCTCCGGGAGCGGCGGCGGGCGCGGCGGGAGCGGCTCCGGCAGCCCCGGCGGCGCGGACGGAAGCGACGGCCCGCGCAGCCGCAAACAGGAGATCGCCAACAAGCAGGCGAAGGTGTACGACGCCGCGACCGGCGACTCCTCCCACTGGGAGGAGAAGGGGACGAACTACGAGGAGGACAGACTCCCCTACCTCGTCTCGGGGTACGGCGACGTGACGACGGAGGCCCGTCAGGAGGCGGGACTCACCGTCGAGGAGCTGGCCGCGGAGCTCGGGATCGACGAGGACGACCTGCTGGCGATCGAGGACGGCCGGGCGGCGACCGCCGGCGTCGGCGGCTCCGTCGTTCGCGCGGTGGCCGAGCGCCTCGACGTGACGCTCGTCGACGAATGA
- a CDS encoding DUF502 domain-containing protein, with product MVGEPISGRRRLRRAFLTGVAVIVPLVITVVVLTIVFNAVYDYLDAFSSAIAVVSPEFVLPGVGRVGRELLIEIVTPVVFVALILLIGLAVESTRYGELAVDYVDLAMEQVPGIGSVYEGFRQMSDAMLESDGGNFREVVLVEFPTEGTYTLAFVTSETPEAVAAPTGSADGEGMRTLFMPMAPNPVMGGHVVFVPESRIVEIDLTVQEGIRALVTSGVALEGATDDIGGFSDEELRHLSVPDRVEGWLDPSSDDDDDNAETDPTRTDGP from the coding sequence ATGGTCGGCGAACCGATATCGGGTCGGAGGCGGCTCCGGAGGGCGTTCCTGACGGGCGTGGCGGTGATCGTTCCGCTCGTCATCACGGTCGTGGTGCTCACGATCGTCTTCAACGCGGTGTACGACTACCTCGACGCGTTCTCCTCGGCGATCGCGGTCGTCTCCCCGGAGTTCGTCCTGCCGGGCGTCGGACGGGTCGGGCGCGAGCTGTTGATCGAGATCGTGACGCCGGTCGTGTTCGTCGCCCTGATCCTCCTCATCGGTCTGGCCGTCGAGTCCACGCGGTACGGGGAACTCGCCGTCGACTACGTCGACCTCGCGATGGAGCAGGTCCCCGGGATCGGCTCCGTCTACGAGGGGTTCAGACAGATGAGCGACGCCATGCTGGAGTCGGACGGCGGGAACTTCCGGGAGGTCGTGCTCGTCGAGTTCCCCACGGAGGGCACGTACACGCTGGCGTTCGTCACGAGCGAGACGCCCGAGGCGGTCGCCGCTCCGACCGGCTCCGCCGACGGCGAGGGGATGCGGACCCTCTTCATGCCGATGGCCCCCAACCCGGTGATGGGCGGACACGTCGTCTTCGTCCCCGAGAGCCGGATCGTGGAGATCGACCTGACGGTCCAGGAGGGGATCCGCGCGCTGGTGACGAGCGGCGTCGCCCTCGAGGGAGCGACGGACGATATCGGGGGGTTCTCGGACGAGGAGCTCCGCCACCTCTCCGTCCCCGACCGGGTGGAGGGGTGGCTCGACCCCTCGAGCGACGACGACGATGACAACGCGGAAACCGACCCGACCCGAACCGACGGACCGTGA
- a CDS encoding HD domain-containing protein: MTTVKDTVHDHIEIDGVAAALLDTPAVQRLRHVKQLGTVQLVYPSANHTRFEHSLGVYHLARQALDGLGIEGRQADRIEAAAMLHDVGHGPFSHNLESLTHRRTGKYHDDVAELLEGGEVGEVLREHDLDPEEVAGIVAGEGKYAGLVSGELDVDRMDYLVRDAYHTGVPYGTIDTERFVRELTFVEGIGDADRASDADRVDGAGSPALVLDEGNVQTAESLLLARALMNPVVYTHHVARISKAMLRRAAAELLDATATTAAELRRMDDHDFLAAIRDCPAAAELSRRYDERDLYKRAVWAEYGDVPDRVHDADHATELALEREIAAEAGVDREDVILDVPAEPSMRESTARVTVNGEVRRLERQSPLVSALRVAQRNQWRLGVYAPDSATDRVGRAAAEVLGLDPDALVIEVRKAISTTLDEF, from the coding sequence ATGACCACGGTCAAGGACACCGTCCACGACCACATCGAGATCGACGGCGTCGCCGCCGCCCTCCTCGACACGCCCGCCGTCCAGCGGCTGCGCCACGTCAAACAGCTCGGCACCGTCCAGCTCGTCTACCCCTCCGCGAACCACACCCGCTTCGAACACAGCCTCGGCGTCTACCACCTCGCCCGACAGGCGCTCGACGGCCTCGGCATCGAGGGGCGGCAGGCCGACCGGATCGAGGCCGCCGCGATGCTTCACGACGTGGGACACGGCCCGTTCAGCCACAACCTCGAGTCGCTCACCCACCGCCGGACCGGGAAGTACCACGACGACGTCGCGGAGCTGCTCGAGGGCGGCGAGGTGGGGGAGGTCCTCCGCGAGCACGACCTCGATCCGGAGGAGGTCGCCGGGATCGTCGCCGGCGAGGGCAAGTACGCCGGGCTCGTCTCGGGGGAGCTGGACGTCGACCGCATGGACTACCTCGTGCGCGACGCCTACCACACGGGCGTCCCCTACGGGACCATCGACACCGAGCGGTTCGTCCGGGAGCTCACCTTCGTCGAGGGGATCGGCGACGCCGACCGCGCGAGCGACGCCGACCGCGTCGACGGCGCGGGCTCGCCCGCGCTCGTCCTCGACGAGGGGAACGTCCAGACGGCGGAGAGCCTGCTCCTCGCGCGGGCCCTCATGAATCCGGTCGTGTACACCCACCACGTCGCGCGGATCTCGAAGGCGATGTTGCGCCGGGCGGCCGCGGAGCTGCTCGACGCGACGGCGACGACCGCGGCCGAACTGCGCCGGATGGACGACCACGACTTCCTGGCGGCGATCCGCGACTGCCCGGCGGCGGCGGAGCTCTCGCGGCGGTACGACGAGCGCGACCTCTACAAGCGGGCGGTGTGGGCGGAGTACGGCGACGTCCCGGACCGCGTCCACGACGCCGACCACGCGACCGAGCTGGCGCTCGAACGCGAGATCGCGGCGGAGGCCGGCGTCGACCGCGAGGACGTGATCCTCGACGTCCCCGCGGAGCCGTCGATGCGCGAGTCGACCGCGCGGGTGACGGTCAACGGCGAGGTGCGGCGGCTGGAGCGGCAGTCGCCACTCGTCTCCGCGCTGCGGGTCGCCCAGCGGAACCAGTGGCGGCTCGGCGTCTACGCGCCCGACTCGGCGACCGACCGGGTCGGGCGGGCGGCCGCCGAGGTGCTCGGGCTCGACCCCGACGCGCTCGTGATCGAGGTGCGGAAGGCGATCTCGACGACGCTCGACGAGTTCTGA
- a CDS encoding archease, producing the protein MTYELRDHTADVAVEATAPTLSALFAAVADGLTAASCESVPPAVGERFALRETAESREALLFDYLDRLIYERDVRLVLPADHECRVIEPDGNDDGDTPADGDAPADADVPADGDDPEWTVEASARGVPLDAVVAREVKAVTYSEMALERRDDGWYAYVVFDV; encoded by the coding sequence GTGACCTACGAACTCCGGGACCACACGGCGGACGTCGCCGTCGAGGCGACCGCTCCGACCCTCTCGGCGCTGTTCGCGGCGGTCGCGGACGGGCTGACCGCGGCGAGCTGCGAGTCGGTCCCCCCGGCGGTCGGCGAGCGGTTCGCCCTCCGCGAGACCGCCGAGAGCCGCGAGGCGCTCCTCTTCGACTACCTCGACCGGCTGATCTACGAGCGCGACGTGCGGCTCGTCCTGCCCGCGGACCACGAGTGCCGAGTGATCGAGCCCGACGGGAACGACGACGGGGACACCCCTGCCGACGGCGACGCGCCCGCCGACGCCGACGTGCCCGCCGACGGCGACGACCCCGAGTGGACCGTCGAGGCCAGCGCCCGCGGCGTCCCCCTCGACGCGGTGGTCGCCAGGGAGGTCAAGGCGGTCACCTACTCGGAGATGGCGCTCGAACGGCGCGACGACGGGTGGTACGCTTACGTCGTCTTCGACGTCTGA